From the genome of Pseudomonas sp. AB6, one region includes:
- the dnaQ gene encoding DNA polymerase III subunit epsilon yields MVLRSVVLDTETTGMPVTDGHRVIEIGCVELIGRRLTGRHFHVYLQPDRESDEGAVGVHGITTEFLIGKPRFNEVAEEFFEFIKGAQLIIHNAAFDVGFINNEFALLGQRDKADLTQHCTILDTLAMARERHPGQRNSLDALCKRYGVDNSGRELHGALLDAEILADVYLTMTGGQTSLSLAGNATDGNGSGEGSGNTATEIRRLPSDRRPSRVILASDSDIAEHDIRMAAIAKSAGAPALWVQLLEAQATIH; encoded by the coding sequence ATGGTGCTTAGATCTGTTGTACTCGATACCGAAACCACTGGTATGCCCGTTACTGACGGGCATCGGGTGATTGAGATTGGCTGTGTTGAACTGATCGGCCGACGCCTGACCGGGCGGCACTTTCACGTGTATTTGCAACCGGACCGCGAAAGCGATGAAGGGGCCGTTGGCGTTCACGGTATCACCACCGAATTTCTGATTGGTAAGCCGCGCTTCAACGAAGTCGCTGAAGAGTTTTTCGAATTTATCAAGGGTGCTCAGTTGATCATCCACAACGCCGCGTTCGACGTTGGGTTCATCAATAATGAATTTGCGCTACTAGGTCAGCGAGACAAGGCTGATCTCACTCAGCATTGCACTATTCTCGACACGCTAGCGATGGCCCGTGAACGCCATCCTGGCCAACGTAATAGCCTTGATGCGTTGTGCAAGCGATACGGCGTAGATAATTCGGGCCGAGAATTACATGGCGCTTTGCTCGATGCCGAGATTCTGGCGGACGTTTACCTGACGATGACCGGCGGTCAGACCAGCTTGTCCCTTGCGGGCAACGCAACTGACGGCAATGGTTCAGGCGAAGGGTCTGGCAATACCGCCACAGAGATCCGTCGCTTGCCCAGTGATCGACGGCCTTCGCGCGTGATTCTGGCCAGCGACAGCGATATCGCTGAGCACGATATACGAATGGCTGCCATTGCTAAGTCTGCCGGAGCGCCCGCGCTATGGGTTCAATTGCTTGAGGCGCAAGCGACGATTCATTAG
- a CDS encoding GNAT family N-acetyltransferase, whose product MTETNPALSIRVADECFEDYILNSEFTFTVSGYALAQIGQRVERWEVEPVSPYLKNYGIDAQEFDCYRHGPENTVLVAWLGEQAVGHMVLSTHWNGFAHVDELAVDASARRTGVARSLLEVAQFWSRKRNLPGIMLETQNNNLAACKLYERCGYTVGGIDHMLYRAIDPDTRETAIFWYLIFE is encoded by the coding sequence ATGACCGAAACTAACCCTGCACTGTCTATTCGCGTTGCGGATGAGTGCTTTGAGGATTACATCCTCAACAGTGAGTTCACCTTTACCGTCAGCGGCTACGCGCTTGCTCAGATTGGGCAGCGCGTCGAGCGCTGGGAGGTCGAACCGGTCTCGCCTTACCTCAAGAATTATGGGATAGACGCCCAAGAGTTCGATTGCTATCGGCATGGCCCTGAAAATACCGTATTGGTGGCTTGGTTAGGGGAGCAGGCAGTTGGCCATATGGTGCTCAGTACTCACTGGAACGGTTTTGCTCATGTCGATGAATTGGCAGTCGATGCGTCTGCCCGACGTACTGGCGTCGCCCGGTCGTTGCTTGAAGTCGCGCAATTCTGGAGTCGCAAGCGTAACTTGCCGGGCATCATGCTTGAAACACAAAACAACAACTTGGCCGCGTGCAAGCTTTATGAGCGTTGCGGATACACAGTGGGCGGAATTGACCACATGCTTTACCGTGCCATTGATCCTGACACCCGGGAAACCGCGATTTTCTGGTATTTGATTTTTGAGTAA
- a CDS encoding methyltransferase domain-containing protein translates to MTDEAFAQADPEWLALISSAREWLSEPLGQLLLEEERRVLEDELGRYFGGYLVHYGPSADAPPQAKQVQRNVRLGAPLPGVEIVCEEQAWPLSEHAADVVVLQHGLDFCLSPHGLLREAAASVRPGGHLLIIGINPWSAWGLRHFFAHDALRKARCISPSRVADWLNLLGFALEKRRFGCYRPPLASTAWQARLAGLERLGDSWQSPGGGFYLLVARKIVVGLRPVRQVQRQPMGKLLLLPMAKVNRRNSQP, encoded by the coding sequence ATGACTGATGAAGCTTTCGCCCAGGCTGATCCTGAATGGCTTGCTTTGATCAGCTCGGCCCGCGAATGGTTGTCTGAGCCGCTAGGGCAATTGTTGCTGGAGGAAGAGCGGAGGGTTCTCGAAGATGAGTTGGGCCGTTACTTTGGGGGCTACCTGGTCCATTACGGACCTTCCGCCGACGCGCCGCCGCAAGCCAAACAGGTTCAGCGTAACGTGCGCCTTGGCGCGCCGTTGCCCGGTGTTGAAATTGTCTGTGAAGAGCAAGCCTGGCCGCTTAGTGAGCATGCGGCTGACGTTGTGGTTTTGCAGCATGGCCTGGATTTCTGCCTATCGCCTCATGGCTTGTTACGTGAAGCAGCGGCGAGTGTTCGCCCCGGCGGCCATTTACTTATCATAGGAATCAACCCATGGAGTGCCTGGGGACTGCGACATTTTTTTGCCCATGACGCGCTACGCAAAGCCCGTTGTATTTCTCCTTCACGGGTCGCGGACTGGTTGAACCTGCTGGGCTTCGCGCTGGAGAAACGACGCTTCGGGTGCTATCGTCCGCCGCTTGCATCGACCGCTTGGCAAGCGCGACTGGCCGGGCTTGAGCGCCTCGGCGATAGTTGGCAAAGTCCGGGGGGCGGCTTCTACCTATTGGTGGCACGCAAAATAGTGGTTGGCCTGCGCCCAGTACGCCAAGTCCAGCGCCAGCCCATGGGCAAGCTCCTGCTATTGCCGATGGCAAAGGTCAATCGACGCAATTCGCAACCCTAA
- a CDS encoding NAD(P)H-dependent oxidoreductase — MSPVYKIAVLVGSLRRDSINRKVALALTELAPQGLELKIIEIGNLPLYNEDIDAGDPPAAYVTFRQQLMAADGFLFVTPEYNRSVPGVLKNAIDVGSRPYGQSAWGGAKPGAVVSASPGGIGGFGANHHLRQSLVFLNVPCMQQPEAYLGNAGSFFNEAGTLSENIKPFLQTFIDAFAAWVVVHKKM; from the coding sequence ATGAGCCCGGTCTACAAAATTGCAGTCCTCGTGGGCAGCCTGAGAAGAGACTCGATCAACCGTAAGGTCGCACTTGCGCTGACCGAGTTGGCGCCGCAAGGCCTTGAACTGAAGATCATCGAGATAGGAAACTTGCCTTTATATAACGAAGACATCGATGCAGGTGATCCCCCGGCTGCTTATGTGACGTTTCGCCAGCAACTAATGGCGGCAGATGGGTTTCTGTTCGTAACCCCAGAATACAATCGCTCCGTGCCGGGAGTTTTGAAGAACGCCATTGACGTGGGCTCGCGTCCGTATGGCCAAAGCGCTTGGGGGGGCGCCAAACCCGGCGCGGTTGTTAGTGCGTCGCCGGGTGGTATTGGTGGATTCGGCGCCAATCATCATTTGCGTCAGTCACTGGTGTTCCTCAACGTACCGTGTATGCAGCAACCAGAAGCGTATTTGGGCAATGCCGGCAGCTTTTTCAACGAAGCGGGCACGTTGTCTGAAAATATCAAACCCTTCCTGCAAACCTTTATCGACGCATTTGCAGCCTGGGTAGTGGTGCATAAAAAGATGTGA
- the rnhA gene encoding ribonuclease HI, producing the protein MEQVVANERVEIFTDGACKGNPGPGGWGALLVCKGVEKELWGGEANTTNNRMELTAAIRGLEELKRQCDVLVVTDSEYVMKGMKEWLVNWKKRGWKTAAKQPVKNADLWQLLDEQVNRHTVTWKWVRGHTGHDGNERADQLANRGVDEIRGVKQG; encoded by the coding sequence ATGGAACAGGTTGTCGCGAACGAACGCGTTGAAATTTTTACCGATGGCGCCTGCAAGGGTAACCCTGGTCCCGGTGGCTGGGGAGCGCTATTGGTGTGCAAAGGCGTGGAAAAAGAGCTTTGGGGTGGCGAAGCCAATACCACCAACAATCGCATGGAATTAACGGCGGCCATCCGTGGACTGGAAGAGCTTAAGCGTCAGTGTGACGTGCTGGTGGTGACCGACTCCGAGTACGTCATGAAGGGCATGAAGGAGTGGCTGGTTAACTGGAAAAAGCGCGGCTGGAAAACGGCAGCCAAGCAGCCAGTAAAAAATGCTGATTTGTGGCAATTGTTAGATGAACAAGTCAATCGCCATACCGTGACCTGGAAATGGGTACGCGGTCATACCGGGCATGACGGCAATGAGCGCGCAGACCAATTGGCAAATCGTGGGGTTGATGAGATCAGAGGAGTGAAGCAGGGCTAA
- a CDS encoding zinc-dependent alcohol dehydrogenase family protein: protein MQHSIRPESKDTAGTVESQDRFVGQLTAHQVLIRIESIGISPYDALWRLNPIAAQTQLPQGLGKEIAGIVIAVGNEVTDVSRGDKVATYSCEGDYTDTLSGKYLALPRSALTVYPDVLTAAQASVHYTSLLLAYFAYIDLAKVSSGQTVLITDASQCAGPAFLQLGKALGLNVIAAAKNSVDKQRLLDLGAKIVVLTQEHDLIHRVNKLTGGKGVDAIFDGLGGSQMNLLVDALAPRGSVVLYGLKSGNQTPFPAQEAFQKNIKFFVHCLSNFTGKAELGVEPNHDAVCKALDVINKLTAQGLLTSQVDKVFPLEKALSAQRYMEEFEVIGRVVLRP, encoded by the coding sequence ATGCAACACTCGATTCGTCCCGAATCCAAAGACACCGCCGGAACAGTCGAATCCCAAGACCGTTTCGTCGGTCAACTTACTGCCCACCAAGTACTGATACGGATTGAATCCATCGGCATCAGCCCCTATGACGCCTTATGGCGCCTGAACCCGATTGCAGCTCAAACGCAATTGCCCCAAGGGCTAGGGAAAGAAATTGCGGGCATTGTAATCGCGGTTGGCAATGAGGTTACTGACGTGTCTCGCGGTGACAAAGTTGCGACCTATTCCTGCGAAGGAGATTACACAGATACCTTGAGCGGCAAGTACCTGGCATTGCCACGTTCGGCACTAACGGTCTACCCCGATGTATTGACCGCGGCCCAAGCCAGTGTTCATTACACATCATTGCTACTGGCGTATTTTGCTTACATCGACTTGGCCAAGGTCAGCTCGGGGCAGACTGTACTGATCACCGACGCAAGCCAGTGCGCTGGTCCTGCTTTTTTGCAATTGGGTAAAGCGCTTGGCCTGAACGTTATTGCGGCCGCCAAGAACAGCGTCGACAAGCAGCGCTTACTCGACCTGGGCGCGAAGATAGTCGTGTTGACGCAAGAGCATGATTTGATTCATCGGGTGAACAAATTGACAGGTGGTAAAGGGGTCGATGCCATATTCGACGGTTTGGGCGGTTCACAGATGAATCTGTTGGTGGATGCCCTTGCTCCACGGGGTAGCGTGGTCCTTTATGGTCTGAAAAGTGGCAATCAGACTCCGTTCCCGGCTCAAGAGGCATTCCAAAAGAACATCAAGTTTTTCGTACATTGCCTGAGTAACTTCACTGGCAAAGCCGAATTGGGCGTTGAGCCCAATCACGACGCGGTGTGTAAGGCGTTAGACGTCATCAACAAGCTTACGGCGCAAGGCCTGTTAACGTCGCAAGTCGATAAAGTATTTCCGCTGGAGAAAGCCCTGTCAGCACAGCGCTACATGGAGGAGTTTGAGGTCATCGGCAGGGTGGTGTTGAGGCCGTGA